A single genomic interval of Saccharothrix saharensis harbors:
- a CDS encoding NACHT domain-containing protein, with protein sequence MEPVVLRVGGTLVGSAMRLWLTRRQGRAERTAPLVDLIGARLTDDFQRRRFHREVEALVDVVAERLLPLCRQEAPGLTEQDRLAAMAEVASAFDTADLSDAGLFEVDVDPAKLARRLRAELPAGAGLGEAASWFYTVLLDECCACFVQLVVHLTPFAARASAELLGRVSGLSEQVGHVLARLPAPTVLAPHGTANDAGFRTRYLRLVSESLDDIELFGVDVRRFRPRTTLSVAYISLSVSGAQRRGDVADEVTWWREGSRDRQDGAVRVERALAANDRILIRGEAGSGKSTLLRWLAITAARGAFRGDLADLNGRVPFLIKLRGHAGRGLPGPEGFVADAAQPLAAMMPPGFAHRQLESGRALVLVDGVDELPAAERAAVRVWLGRLTRAFPDARWVLTSRPGAAAAEWLRAEGFGSAFLERMNAADVRALIRHWHRAARDAGGLPCDEADLPRHEGALLSRLEANPHLRALATTPLLCAMLCALNLDRRTFLPRDRLELYRTALTLLLDRRDAERHIPGAAELTSQDRRHLLRHLAWRLSVNGRSELGREEAVRRLADRLTAMPRVAHDAETVLDHLVHRSGVVREPATGRIDFVHRSFQEFLTAEEAADQGDIGLLVDHAHLDQWRDVVVMAAGLAIAPLRVELLTGLLDRADAEPRHRRRLHLLAAAAMESDPALTPGLADRLERCLAELLPPRRTLEARSLAAGGEVLLPRLLADPRDLSEAAAAATVRTAALINGPDAWPVLERFARDPRHEVQRELVKAWHYFDPAEYADRVLSDAPLIDGQATVHDQDLLPHVGTLRHLTDLTANLENLIDLDLLADLPHLTSASLGGRFDDVTPLSGHRRLRSLLLSSSLPVRLSQLVDLDLESLYFYPRGHPAELADLPRLRRLSSLGVRQPASAADLDLLAGLRSLTRLAVYDHPDGADFAALHTLDRLWELDLGHIAHPGPLGIDGGLRHIARALPWLEEVGFVNVTDVGDLGELAAFPNLRRTSLRHCAVDDLSPLAAIPTLDTLRLSVPVPAGHLDQVKALTRLSVLDLLPSERAERIDLSPLGDRRLIVRVYGDDHRVSGVGPGITVERASRRAARRRPPRRSP encoded by the coding sequence GTGGAGCCGGTGGTCCTGCGGGTGGGTGGCACGCTGGTCGGGTCGGCGATGAGGTTGTGGCTGACCAGGCGCCAGGGCCGGGCCGAGCGCACCGCACCGCTGGTCGACCTGATCGGGGCGAGGCTGACCGACGACTTCCAGCGGCGACGGTTCCACCGCGAGGTCGAGGCGCTCGTGGACGTCGTCGCCGAACGGCTCCTGCCACTGTGCCGGCAGGAGGCGCCGGGCCTGACCGAGCAGGACCGGCTCGCCGCGATGGCCGAGGTGGCGTCCGCGTTCGACACGGCCGACCTGTCCGACGCCGGGTTGTTCGAGGTGGACGTCGACCCGGCCAAGCTGGCCCGCCGCTTGCGCGCCGAGCTGCCCGCCGGGGCCGGGCTCGGCGAGGCGGCCTCGTGGTTCTACACCGTGCTGCTGGACGAGTGCTGCGCGTGCTTCGTGCAGCTCGTCGTGCACCTGACGCCGTTCGCGGCGCGGGCGAGCGCCGAACTGCTGGGCCGGGTGTCCGGTCTGTCCGAACAGGTCGGTCACGTGCTCGCCCGCCTGCCCGCGCCGACGGTCCTGGCTCCGCACGGCACCGCGAACGACGCCGGGTTCCGCACCCGGTACCTGCGACTGGTGAGCGAGTCCCTGGACGACATCGAGCTGTTCGGCGTGGACGTGCGCCGGTTCCGGCCGCGGACCACCTTGAGCGTGGCGTACATCAGCCTGTCGGTCAGCGGGGCGCAACGACGCGGGGACGTGGCCGACGAGGTGACGTGGTGGCGTGAGGGGTCGCGCGACCGGCAGGACGGCGCGGTGCGGGTGGAGCGCGCGCTCGCCGCGAACGACCGCATCCTGATCCGCGGTGAGGCGGGTTCGGGCAAGTCGACGTTGCTGCGCTGGTTGGCGATCACGGCGGCGCGCGGGGCGTTCCGCGGAGATCTGGCGGACCTCAACGGCCGCGTGCCGTTCCTGATCAAGCTGCGGGGTCACGCCGGCCGAGGCCTGCCCGGTCCCGAGGGATTCGTGGCGGACGCGGCGCAGCCGCTGGCCGCGATGATGCCGCCCGGTTTCGCCCACCGGCAACTGGAGTCCGGCCGGGCCCTGGTGCTCGTGGACGGCGTGGACGAGCTGCCCGCGGCCGAGCGCGCCGCCGTGCGGGTTTGGCTGGGCCGGCTGACCCGGGCGTTCCCGGACGCCCGCTGGGTGCTGACGTCACGTCCCGGTGCGGCGGCCGCGGAGTGGTTGCGGGCGGAGGGCTTCGGGTCGGCGTTCCTCGAGCGGATGAACGCCGCCGACGTCCGCGCGTTGATCCGCCACTGGCACCGGGCCGCGCGGGACGCGGGCGGTCTGCCGTGCGACGAGGCGGACCTGCCCCGGCACGAGGGCGCGTTGCTGAGCCGGTTGGAGGCCAACCCGCACCTGCGGGCCCTGGCCACCACTCCCCTGCTGTGCGCGATGCTCTGCGCGCTGAACCTCGACCGCCGCACCTTCCTGCCGCGCGACCGCCTGGAGCTGTACCGCACCGCGTTGACCCTGTTGCTGGACCGCCGCGACGCCGAGCGGCACATCCCCGGCGCGGCGGAGCTCACCAGCCAGGACCGCCGCCACCTGCTGCGCCACCTGGCCTGGCGGCTGTCGGTCAACGGCCGGTCCGAACTCGGCCGCGAGGAAGCCGTGCGCCGCCTGGCGGACCGCCTCACCGCGATGCCGCGCGTGGCGCACGACGCGGAGACCGTGCTCGACCACCTGGTGCACCGCAGCGGCGTCGTGCGCGAACCGGCGACCGGCCGGATCGACTTCGTGCACCGCAGCTTCCAGGAGTTCCTGACCGCCGAGGAGGCCGCCGATCAGGGCGACATCGGCCTGCTGGTCGATCACGCGCACCTGGACCAGTGGCGCGACGTCGTGGTGATGGCCGCCGGCCTGGCGATCGCCCCGCTGCGCGTCGAACTCCTCACCGGCCTCCTCGACCGCGCCGACGCCGAGCCGCGGCACCGTCGACGTCTCCACCTGCTGGCCGCGGCGGCGATGGAGTCCGACCCGGCCCTGACACCCGGGCTCGCCGACCGCCTGGAACGCTGCCTGGCCGAACTCCTGCCGCCCCGCCGCACCCTGGAGGCCCGGTCCCTCGCGGCAGGCGGCGAAGTCCTGCTCCCCCGGCTGCTCGCCGATCCGAGGGACCTGTCCGAAGCAGCCGCCGCGGCGACGGTCCGCACCGCCGCGTTGATCAACGGCCCGGACGCCTGGCCCGTGCTCGAACGGTTCGCCCGGGACCCCCGCCACGAGGTCCAGCGCGAGCTGGTCAAGGCCTGGCACTACTTCGACCCGGCCGAGTACGCCGACCGCGTCCTGTCCGACGCACCGCTGATCGACGGCCAGGCCACCGTCCACGACCAGGACCTCCTCCCCCACGTCGGCACGCTGCGCCACCTCACCGACCTGACGGCGAACCTGGAGAACCTGATCGACCTGGACCTCCTCGCCGATCTGCCGCACCTCACCTCCGCGTCGCTCGGCGGGCGGTTCGACGACGTCACGCCGCTGTCAGGCCACCGGCGGCTCCGCTCGCTCCTGCTCAGCTCGAGCCTGCCGGTCCGGTTGTCACAGCTCGTCGACCTGGACCTGGAGAGCCTGTACTTCTACCCGCGCGGCCACCCCGCCGAGCTGGCCGACCTCCCGCGGCTGCGCCGGCTGTCGAGCCTGGGCGTGCGGCAGCCCGCCTCCGCCGCCGACCTGGACCTGCTCGCCGGTCTCCGCTCGCTGACGCGACTGGCCGTCTACGACCACCCCGACGGCGCCGACTTCGCCGCCCTCCACACGCTCGACCGCCTGTGGGAGCTCGACCTCGGTCACATCGCCCACCCGGGACCGCTCGGGATCGACGGCGGACTGCGGCACATCGCCCGAGCCCTACCGTGGCTGGAGGAGGTCGGGTTCGTCAACGTCACCGACGTGGGCGACCTCGGCGAGCTGGCCGCCTTCCCGAACCTCCGGCGGACGTCGCTGCGCCACTGCGCCGTCGACGACCTCTCGCCGCTCGCCGCGATCCCGACCCTGGACACCCTGCGGCTCTCCGTGCCCGTCCCGGCCGGCCACCTCGACCAGGTCAAGGCGCTGACCCGGCTGTCGGTGCTCGACCTCCTGCCGAGCGAAAGGGCCGAGCGGATCGACCTGTCCCCGTTGGGGGACCGACGGTTGATCGTGCGCGTCTACGGCGACGACCACCGCGTTTCGGGCGTCGGTCCGGGCATCACGGTCGAGCGAGCCTCGCGCCGTGCCGCCAGACGTCGACCGCCGCGCCGATCGCCGTGA
- a CDS encoding efflux RND transporter permease subunit, with protein sequence MSVLARLSLANRSLVGLLSLLVIGFGVFSLPSIKQQLFPSIELPAAVVIAPFPGASPDLVDSQVAEPVQSAVRGVDGVEQVFTRSAESSATVQVMFTYGTDIDAAVAQMQQAVNRLQPRLPQGVEPTVAQGSTDDIPVIALAATSGDDDIAAAARLRAEVVPDLEAIPGVREASVSGERDRQVTVTVDYARLGAARVDPQALTGALTSAGAVMPAGTVPDADKSLTVQVGSPVATVDDVRDLVLASPAGPVKLGDVAKVESAPAAATVLTRTNGEPTLGVSVTMTSDGNAVEISQQVREKLGEWGEAADSTLTVAFDQGPQVEKAISGLTTEGLLGLLFAVVVILLFLLSVRSTLVTAVSIPLSVVVALIALYTGDLSLNLLTLGALTIAVGRVVDDSIVVLENIKRHLGYGEEKQRAILDGTREVAGAVTASTLTTVAVFLPIAFVGGIAGELFGPFSITVTVALLASLLVSLTIVPVLAFWFLKRPAVPTDPAEAAKAREAALEKEKRSPLQRAYVPVLKFATTRRWVTLLIAVLIFGGTLGLAGALQTNFIDNAGGTALQGTQELPPGTSLTARDEAARKLEGVLAETDEVETYQVTVGTDNSLAAFGFGGDGDTSVRATVREGTDLEALQERLTEQLGNTPGAGDVKFGAAASGFGSDTIDVLVTAPDEKALRDAADRVQQAVSGTPGVGEVSNDLSVSAPRVQVTVNQAAAAARGLSVQAIGQFAAQALRGVPVTQLPIDGASQQVLLRTGTAPADVAALRALPLPGGVTLGQVAEVAVVDGPVQVRRTDGARSATVSAKATGSDLGAVTADLTARLDAVDLPAGATHSIGGVSADQAETFADLGLAMLAAIAIVFLIMVATFRSLVQPLILLVSIPFAATGAIGLLLLTGTPLGLPALIGMLMLVGIVVTNAIVLIDLVNQYRRDGMPVREAVIEGGRRRLRPILMTAAATIFALLPMALGLTGEGAFIGKPLAIVVIGGLISSTLLTLVLVPTLYSMVEGRKERRAAKRAARRPTEEREPVTV encoded by the coding sequence ATGTCCGTGCTGGCACGGCTGAGCCTGGCCAACCGAAGTCTGGTCGGGCTGCTCAGCCTGCTCGTGATCGGTTTCGGCGTGTTCTCGCTGCCCTCGATCAAGCAGCAGCTCTTCCCGTCCATCGAGTTGCCCGCCGCGGTGGTCATCGCGCCGTTCCCCGGCGCGTCGCCGGACCTGGTGGACAGCCAGGTCGCCGAGCCCGTCCAGTCGGCCGTGCGCGGCGTCGACGGCGTCGAGCAGGTGTTCACCCGCTCCGCCGAGAGCTCCGCGACGGTGCAGGTGATGTTCACCTACGGCACCGACATCGACGCCGCGGTGGCGCAGATGCAGCAGGCGGTGAACCGGCTCCAGCCGCGCCTGCCGCAGGGCGTCGAGCCGACCGTGGCGCAGGGCAGCACCGACGACATCCCGGTGATCGCGCTCGCCGCCACGTCCGGTGACGACGACATCGCGGCCGCGGCCCGGCTGCGCGCCGAGGTCGTGCCCGACCTGGAGGCGATCCCCGGTGTGCGGGAGGCCTCGGTGAGCGGCGAGCGGGACCGGCAGGTCACCGTCACCGTCGACTACGCCCGCCTGGGCGCGGCCCGGGTCGACCCGCAGGCCCTCACCGGGGCGCTGACCTCGGCGGGCGCGGTGATGCCCGCGGGGACGGTGCCGGACGCGGACAAGTCGCTGACCGTGCAGGTCGGCAGCCCCGTCGCGACCGTGGACGACGTGCGCGACCTGGTGCTGGCCTCGCCCGCCGGCCCGGTGAAGCTCGGCGACGTGGCGAAGGTCGAGTCCGCGCCCGCGGCGGCGACCGTGCTGACCCGCACCAACGGCGAGCCCACGTTGGGCGTCAGCGTCACCATGACCTCCGACGGCAACGCGGTGGAGATCTCGCAGCAGGTCCGCGAGAAGCTCGGCGAGTGGGGCGAGGCGGCGGACTCCACGCTCACCGTCGCGTTCGACCAGGGCCCGCAGGTGGAGAAGGCGATCAGCGGCCTGACCACCGAGGGCCTGCTCGGCCTGCTGTTCGCCGTGGTCGTGATCCTGCTGTTCCTGCTGTCGGTGCGGTCCACGCTGGTGACGGCGGTGTCGATCCCGCTGTCGGTGGTGGTCGCGCTGATCGCGCTCTACACCGGCGACCTGTCGTTGAACCTGCTCACCCTCGGCGCGCTGACGATCGCGGTCGGCCGGGTGGTGGACGACTCGATCGTGGTGCTGGAGAACATCAAGCGCCACCTCGGCTACGGCGAGGAGAAGCAGCGCGCGATCCTCGACGGCACCCGCGAGGTGGCGGGCGCGGTGACCGCGTCCACGCTGACCACGGTCGCGGTGTTCCTGCCGATCGCGTTCGTCGGCGGCATCGCGGGCGAGCTGTTCGGGCCGTTCTCCATCACGGTCACCGTGGCGCTGCTGGCGTCGCTGCTGGTGTCGCTGACGATCGTGCCGGTGCTCGCGTTCTGGTTCCTCAAGCGGCCGGCCGTGCCGACCGACCCGGCGGAGGCGGCGAAGGCGCGGGAAGCGGCGCTGGAGAAGGAGAAGCGCAGCCCGTTGCAGCGCGCTTACGTGCCCGTGCTCAAGTTCGCCACCACGCGTCGCTGGGTGACGTTGCTGATCGCGGTGCTGATCTTCGGCGGCACGCTCGGCCTGGCCGGCGCGCTGCAGACCAACTTCATCGACAACGCGGGCGGCACCGCGTTGCAGGGCACGCAGGAGCTGCCGCCCGGCACCAGCCTCACCGCCCGGGACGAGGCGGCGCGCAAGCTCGAAGGGGTGCTGGCCGAGACCGACGAGGTGGAGACCTACCAGGTCACCGTCGGCACGGACAACAGCCTGGCCGCGTTCGGCTTCGGCGGTGACGGCGACACCAGCGTGCGCGCCACCGTGCGGGAGGGCACGGACCTGGAGGCGTTGCAGGAGCGGCTGACCGAGCAGCTCGGGAACACGCCCGGCGCGGGCGACGTGAAGTTCGGCGCGGCGGCGTCCGGTTTCGGCTCGGACACCATCGACGTGCTCGTCACCGCGCCCGACGAGAAGGCGCTGCGGGACGCCGCCGACCGCGTGCAGCAGGCCGTCTCGGGGACGCCGGGCGTCGGCGAGGTCAGCAACGACCTGTCGGTCAGCGCGCCGCGCGTGCAGGTCACGGTGAACCAGGCCGCGGCGGCGGCCCGCGGGCTCAGCGTGCAGGCCATCGGTCAGTTCGCGGCCCAGGCGCTGCGCGGCGTGCCGGTGACCCAGCTGCCGATCGACGGCGCCTCGCAGCAGGTCCTGCTGCGCACGGGCACCGCCCCCGCCGACGTGGCCGCGCTGCGCGCGTTGCCGCTGCCGGGTGGCGTCACGCTCGGCCAGGTCGCCGAGGTAGCCGTGGTGGACGGTCCGGTGCAGGTGCGGCGCACCGACGGCGCGCGCAGCGCCACCGTGTCGGCCAAGGCCACCGGGTCCGACCTGGGCGCGGTCACGGCCGACCTGACGGCGCGGCTGGACGCGGTGGACCTGCCCGCCGGCGCGACGCACAGCATCGGCGGCGTCAGCGCCGACCAGGCCGAGACGTTCGCCGACCTGGGCCTGGCCATGCTTGCGGCCATCGCGATCGTGTTCCTGATCATGGTGGCGACGTTCCGCAGCCTGGTGCAGCCGCTGATCCTGCTGGTGTCGATCCCGTTCGCGGCGACCGGCGCGATCGGCCTGCTGCTGCTCACCGGCACCCCGCTCGGCCTGCCGGCGCTGATCGGCATGCTGATGCTCGTCGGGATCGTGGTGACCAACGCGATCGTGCTGATCGACCTGGTCAACCAGTACCGGCGGGACGGGATGCCGGTGCGCGAGGCCGTGATCGAGGGCGGCCGGCGGCGACTGCGGCCGATCCTGATGACCGCCGCGGCCACGATCTTCGCGCTGCTGCCGATGGCACTGGGCCTCACCGGCGAGGGCGCGTTCATCGGCAAGCCGCTGGCGATCGTGGTGATCGGCGGCCTGATCAGCTCCACGCTGCTCACCCTGGTGCTGGTGCCGACGCTGTACTCGATGGTGGAGGGCCGCAAGGAGCGCCGTGCGGCGAAGCGCGCCGCGCGGCGCCCGACGGAGGAGCGCGAACCGGTCACCGTCTGA
- a CDS encoding SDR family NAD(P)-dependent oxidoreductase — MTHRPTALVTGASAGLGVEFAGRLAARGHDLVLVARSADRLHALADRLRHDHGVEVDVVPQDLSAPDAVDSVVSRLRGPVHTLVNNAGFGTAGRFEDIPAGHDREQLMVNVVSLVGLTRALVPGMLDAGSGAVVNVGSTAGFQPSPYFATYSAGKTFVLNFSLALRREYRGRGIKVLALCPGPTETSFFDRVTPRAAIGGRMMSAEAVVRAALDGLDRDRAYVTPGLRNALSAHLVPRRPRRMVAAIAERVTRTVLQP, encoded by the coding sequence ATGACCCACCGCCCCACCGCCCTCGTCACCGGCGCGTCCGCCGGCCTCGGCGTCGAGTTCGCCGGCCGGCTCGCCGCCCGCGGTCACGACCTCGTCCTGGTCGCCCGCTCCGCCGACCGCCTGCACGCCCTGGCCGACCGGCTGCGCCACGACCACGGGGTGGAGGTCGACGTCGTGCCGCAGGACCTGTCCGCGCCGGACGCGGTCGACTCGGTCGTGTCACGGTTGCGCGGCCCCGTCCACACCTTGGTGAACAACGCGGGCTTCGGCACCGCCGGCCGGTTCGAGGACATCCCCGCCGGCCACGACCGGGAACAGCTGATGGTCAACGTGGTGTCGCTGGTCGGCCTCACCCGCGCGCTCGTGCCCGGCATGCTCGACGCCGGCTCCGGGGCCGTGGTCAACGTCGGCTCGACCGCCGGGTTCCAGCCCTCGCCGTACTTCGCCACCTACAGCGCGGGCAAGACGTTCGTGCTGAACTTCAGCCTCGCGCTGCGCCGGGAGTACCGGGGCCGGGGCATCAAGGTGCTCGCGCTGTGCCCCGGCCCGACCGAGACCAGCTTCTTCGACCGGGTCACCCCGCGTGCCGCGATCGGCGGCCGGATGATGAGCGCCGAGGCCGTCGTGCGCGCGGCCCTCGACGGGCTGGACCGCGACCGCGCCTACGTCACGCCCGGCCTGCGCAACGCCCTCAGCGCCCACCTCGTCCCGCGCCGCCCGCGCCGGATGGTGGCCGCGATCGCCGAACGCGTGACGCGGACCGTGCTCCAGCCCTGA
- a CDS encoding ABC transporter substrate-binding protein, with protein MLQPVDGMDRLVSLLDDVTGDKPRLPPLVVVATSPDPARSTEFLAALTARLSGSGDSVLVPHAHADKALVDSAAERELLPCAALLDEIVQRLQLRIPHGAGRNWKARRCRLVLDVLDVDGKIGAARQDTRRAMLLTQLYERWATRNPLVAWLRRMNRNEFPVPLIGALLTAVLSGPLKWSHTRRLTSRATRWFSDAVRSRVGEPGDFASQALWLLASGGLDAERRDKLHRQVLVKALLMDLSDLVRPGRLSPRRRRRRWTPVLLLDGAQPRVADLLDEFGAQVKLLDPAPVLVVGALDPQHAEHVAAGARTVPDAADAVNRFVDGDRSVLPEPPYLAVRLPVDGERAAEHNPAVRTWIDSHRHVAPRVPGLSAVAPLAVVVALLAGASGFAAHQYLLGGCSDTKINLSGERVGVIESGCSFVSGKAVDNPRVPALATLERQAAENNKAVDRLKDRQGNPRYYRTVIFFGPLTRADQAESTAPPNAIWQLQGVVNKQEEHNQLADSDDGKVPVKLVLANSGDRFADGKWVAQRIAERERAGRGELAAVIGISQSRPQALEAVGSLSGIPVIGAAMYGSGMTANPNMFLSSPFNAAFAEEIAKWVRAQPGVRGASVVHDPDDTYFSKELQADLRSRDIGSDDKDVVAREVPSGNGIAEPTLKRQDVERLCAEADTVVPVIASRGDQLLKLLSIGADVKACKDRADRPIRIISGPGGIVVAGSGVLADYPWAKVWVTGLAGTAERSEWVAGANSFGMAAQAIADAHHDTTQVPVWDVSQVLACLRDPEFDYDGLKPNVPGVGDGRVHIIEPAVG; from the coding sequence GTGCTCCAACCGGTCGACGGCATGGACCGGCTGGTCTCCCTCCTCGACGACGTGACGGGCGACAAGCCGAGGTTGCCACCCTTGGTGGTCGTGGCGACGTCGCCCGACCCGGCGCGGAGCACCGAGTTCCTCGCCGCCCTCACCGCCCGGTTGTCCGGCTCGGGCGACAGCGTCCTGGTGCCGCACGCCCACGCCGACAAGGCGCTGGTCGACTCGGCGGCCGAGAGGGAGCTGCTGCCCTGCGCGGCGCTGCTCGACGAGATCGTGCAGCGGCTGCAGCTCCGCATCCCGCACGGTGCCGGGCGGAACTGGAAAGCCCGTCGGTGCCGGCTGGTCCTGGACGTCCTCGACGTCGACGGGAAGATCGGCGCGGCACGCCAGGACACGCGCAGGGCCATGCTCCTCACGCAGCTGTACGAGCGGTGGGCGACTCGCAACCCGCTGGTCGCCTGGCTGCGGAGGATGAACCGGAACGAGTTCCCGGTGCCCCTGATCGGCGCGTTGCTCACCGCGGTCCTGAGCGGCCCGCTCAAGTGGTCGCACACCCGGAGGCTCACCAGCCGCGCGACGCGGTGGTTCAGCGACGCGGTGCGGAGCAGGGTCGGCGAACCGGGCGACTTCGCGTCCCAGGCGCTGTGGCTGCTCGCCAGCGGGGGCCTGGACGCCGAACGCCGCGACAAGCTGCACCGCCAGGTCCTGGTCAAGGCGCTCCTGATGGACCTGTCCGACCTGGTGCGGCCGGGCCGGCTCTCACCGCGCCGCCGCCGTCGCCGCTGGACGCCGGTCCTGCTGCTGGACGGTGCGCAGCCCCGCGTCGCCGACCTGCTCGACGAGTTCGGCGCGCAGGTGAAGCTCCTCGACCCGGCCCCTGTGCTGGTCGTCGGTGCGCTGGACCCCCAGCACGCGGAGCACGTGGCCGCGGGCGCGCGCACCGTGCCCGATGCCGCCGACGCGGTGAACCGGTTCGTCGACGGCGACCGGTCGGTGCTGCCCGAGCCGCCGTACCTGGCGGTCCGGTTGCCCGTGGACGGCGAACGGGCCGCGGAGCACAACCCGGCCGTCCGGACGTGGATCGACTCGCACCGCCACGTCGCACCGCGGGTGCCCGGCCTGTCGGCGGTGGCACCACTCGCCGTCGTGGTCGCCCTGCTGGCCGGCGCGAGCGGGTTCGCCGCCCACCAGTACCTGCTGGGCGGCTGCTCCGACACGAAGATCAACCTCTCCGGTGAGCGCGTCGGCGTGATCGAGAGCGGGTGCAGCTTCGTCAGCGGCAAGGCCGTCGACAACCCGCGCGTGCCCGCCCTCGCGACCCTCGAACGGCAGGCCGCCGAGAACAACAAGGCCGTGGACAGGCTCAAGGACCGGCAGGGCAACCCGCGCTACTACCGCACGGTCATCTTCTTCGGCCCGCTGACCCGGGCCGACCAAGCCGAGAGCACGGCACCACCGAACGCGATCTGGCAGTTGCAGGGCGTGGTGAACAAGCAGGAGGAGCACAACCAGCTCGCGGACAGCGATGACGGCAAGGTGCCGGTGAAGCTGGTCCTGGCCAACAGCGGGGACCGGTTCGCCGACGGGAAGTGGGTCGCCCAGCGGATCGCGGAGCGCGAGCGGGCCGGGCGCGGCGAGCTGGCGGCCGTCATCGGCATCTCCCAGAGCAGGCCGCAGGCGCTGGAGGCGGTCGGCTCACTCAGCGGCATCCCGGTGATCGGGGCCGCGATGTACGGCAGCGGCATGACGGCCAACCCGAACATGTTCCTCTCGTCGCCGTTCAACGCGGCGTTCGCCGAGGAGATCGCCAAGTGGGTGCGGGCACAGCCCGGCGTCCGGGGCGCCTCGGTCGTCCACGACCCCGACGACACCTACTTCAGCAAGGAACTGCAAGCCGACCTGCGCAGCCGCGACATCGGCTCGGACGACAAGGACGTCGTCGCCCGGGAGGTGCCCTCCGGCAACGGCATCGCCGAGCCCACGTTGAAGAGGCAGGACGTCGAACGGCTGTGCGCCGAGGCCGACACCGTCGTGCCGGTCATCGCCAGCCGGGGTGACCAGCTGCTGAAGCTGCTGTCCATCGGTGCGGACGTGAAGGCGTGCAAGGACCGCGCGGACCGGCCGATCCGGATCATCTCGGGTCCGGGTGGCATCGTGGTGGCGGGATCGGGCGTCCTGGCCGACTACCCCTGGGCGAAGGTCTGGGTGACGGGCCTGGCCGGCACGGCCGAGCGGAGCGAGTGGGTCGCCGGCGCCAACTCCTTCGGCATGGCAGCCCAGGCGATCGCCGACGCCCACCACGACACCACCCAGGTACCGGTCTGGGACGTCTCCCAGGTCCTGGCCTGCCTGCGGGACCCGGAGTTCGACTACGACGGCCTCAAGCCCAACGTCCCCGGTGTCGGTGACGGCCGGGTGCACATCATCGAGCCCGCGGTGGGCTGA
- a CDS encoding TetR/AcrR family transcriptional regulator, with amino-acid sequence MGATRPLRADAERSVRTILEAAERVLSVNPGASMEQIAEAAGVARTTVHRRFANRQALVEAMAADVVRQLDEVLDAGRPETAPPLVALHEITANVLRVKIGWPFAMGVVFTDADSPAAEGKRRVDDRCLALLRRAREDGLLDAATDLDWARRVFYALIGEAVHGPDDGLGPDALAQRVVGTLLHGVGRVD; translated from the coding sequence TTGGGAGCCACGCGGCCATTGCGCGCCGATGCCGAGCGCAGCGTGCGGACGATCCTCGAAGCCGCCGAGCGCGTGCTGTCGGTCAACCCGGGCGCGTCTATGGAGCAGATCGCCGAGGCCGCGGGCGTCGCGCGCACCACCGTGCACCGGCGGTTCGCCAACCGGCAGGCGCTGGTGGAGGCGATGGCGGCGGACGTCGTGCGGCAGTTGGACGAGGTGCTGGACGCGGGCCGGCCCGAGACCGCGCCGCCGCTGGTCGCGCTGCACGAGATCACCGCGAACGTGCTGCGGGTCAAGATCGGGTGGCCGTTCGCGATGGGCGTCGTCTTCACCGACGCCGACTCACCCGCCGCCGAGGGCAAGCGCCGGGTCGACGACCGCTGCCTGGCGCTGCTGCGCCGGGCGCGGGAGGACGGCCTGCTCGACGCCGCGACCGACCTCGACTGGGCCCGCCGCGTGTTCTACGCGTTGATCGGCGAGGCGGTGCACGGTCCGGACGACGGCCTCGGACCGGACGCGCTGGCGCAGCGGGTGGTCGGCACCCTGCTGCACGGCGTGGGCCGCGTTGACTGA